From the genome of Suricata suricatta isolate VVHF042 chromosome 3, meerkat_22Aug2017_6uvM2_HiC, whole genome shotgun sequence, one region includes:
- the LOC115286765 gene encoding alpha-1,3-mannosyl-glycoprotein 4-beta-N-acetylglucosaminyltransferase-like protein MGAT4E isoform X1: MRCSIRRGIITSVGIGFLWLFITLQVPRETEDDPNMTAFRGQEDIYGKRKDPRLLEAWQNHTFQYIKTIQQRRKTWLTVGISSVPRPDQSSLVYTLVSLFRASSKVEQKRFTVLVHLAHSDLSQLRETIAHISTLFSPQILAGQLLLIHAPSDAYPTMDAMRKGAHHGEFYSKQNIDHAFLMSFATRLSEYFLLLEDNVLCASSFITHIHQKVDTMSSNPWVLLEFSNMGFLGKLFHSRDLPLLAHFLLLFYKEKPLDRLIPHFRTLLAQKNPILCRPFFFYHRVFYYSSNDSQKAMPVWKKNPYGPDNPPAAIFTDMKVFDVHFPWEAYALDESFFWTHNVSAGNHLTVILNHPANLSRVQVLTGTIVDGKHALEKGQVELGYDPEGMTPHCTSFVLLGHLLEGQMNQEIFKSMGYDVSCVRLVVKANQVGGLIIRHIYLWEENSKDMEAAQSWRKITKDVKN, encoded by the exons ATGCGGTGTTCCATCAGGCGCGGCATCATAACCTCAGTGGGCATCGGATTCCTGTGGCTCTTCATCACTTTGCAAGTCCCCAGGGAAACTGAAGATGATCCAAACATGACGGCTTTCAGAGGCCAA GAGGACATTTATGGCAAAAGGAAAGATCCGAGACTGCTGGAAGCCTGGCAGAATCATACCTTCCAGTATATTAAGACAATTCAGCAAAGAAGAAAGA CATGGCTGACAGTGGGGATCTCCTCGGTGCCACGACCAGACCAAAGCAGCCTCGTGTACACCCTGGTCTCCCTGTTCCGTGCTTCCTCTAAGGTTGAGCAGAAGCGTTTCACAGTACTCGTTCACCTGGCACATTCTGACCTCTCCCAGCTCAGAGAAACCATTGCTCATATTTCAACCCTCTTCAGCCCACAGATCTTGGCAGGGCAGTTGCTACTGATTCATGCTCCATCTGATGCCTACCCTACCATGGATGCCATGAGGAAGGGAGCCCACCATGGTGAATTCTACTCCAAGCAGAATATAGATCATGCCTTTCTCATGAGCTTTGCCACAAGGCTCTCTGAATACTTCCTGTTACTGGAGGACAATGTCCTCTGTGCCTCCAGCTTTATCACCCACATTCATCAGAAGGTGGACACCATGAGTTCCAACCCCTGGGTGCTACTGGAGTTCTCTAATATGGGCTTCCTTGGCAAACTCTTCCACAGCAGGGACCTCCCACTCCTggctcatttcctcctcctcttctacaAGGAAAAGCCCCTTGACAGGCTGATCCCCCACTTCCGGACCCTCTTAGCACAGAAAAACCCAATCCTCTGCAGACCGTTCTTTTTCTACCACAGGGTCTTTTACTATAGCTCTAATGACAGCCAGAAGGCCATGCCAGTTTGGAAGAAGAACCCCTATGGTCCTGACAACCCACCTGCAGCCATTTTCACTGATATGAAGGTTTTTGATGTTCATTTCCCCTGGGAGGCCTATGCTCTGGATGAGTCATTCTTCTGGACCCACAATGTTAGTGCAGGGAACCACCTGACAGTCATTTTGAACCATCCGGCGAACTTGAGCAGAGTGCAAGTGCTGACAGGCACCATCGTGGATGGAAAGCATGCCTTAGAGAAGGGGCAAGTGGAGCTGGGCTATGACCCCGAGGGAATGACTCCACACTGTACCAGTTTCGTCCTGCTGGGCCATCTCTTGGAAGGGCAGATGAATCAGGAGATATTCAAAAGTATGGGGTACGATGTGAGCTGTGTAAGGCTGGTGGTGAAAGCTAATCAGGTTGGTGGTCTCATAATCAGGCATATTTACCTCTGGGAGGAAAATTCCAAAGATATGGAAGCTGCTCAGAGTTGGAGAAAAATCACTAAGGATGTGAAAAATTAA
- the LOC115286765 gene encoding alpha-1,3-mannosyl-glycoprotein 4-beta-N-acetylglucosaminyltransferase-like protein MGAT4E isoform X2 yields MRCSIRRGIITSVGIGFLWLFITLQVPRETEDDPNMTAFRGQEDIYGKRKDPRLLEAWQNHTFQYIKTIQQRRKTWLTVGISSVPRPDQSSLVYTLVSLFRASSKILAGQLLLIHAPSDAYPTMDAMRKGAHHGEFYSKQNIDHAFLMSFATRLSEYFLLLEDNVLCASSFITHIHQKVDTMSSNPWVLLEFSNMGFLGKLFHSRDLPLLAHFLLLFYKEKPLDRLIPHFRTLLAQKNPILCRPFFFYHRVFYYSSNDSQKAMPVWKKNPYGPDNPPAAIFTDMKVFDVHFPWEAYALDESFFWTHNVSAGNHLTVILNHPANLSRVQVLTGTIVDGKHALEKGQVELGYDPEGMTPHCTSFVLLGHLLEGQMNQEIFKSMGYDVSCVRLVVKANQVGGLIIRHIYLWEENSKDMEAAQSWRKITKDVKN; encoded by the exons ATGCGGTGTTCCATCAGGCGCGGCATCATAACCTCAGTGGGCATCGGATTCCTGTGGCTCTTCATCACTTTGCAAGTCCCCAGGGAAACTGAAGATGATCCAAACATGACGGCTTTCAGAGGCCAA GAGGACATTTATGGCAAAAGGAAAGATCCGAGACTGCTGGAAGCCTGGCAGAATCATACCTTCCAGTATATTAAGACAATTCAGCAAAGAAGAAAGA CATGGCTGACAGTGGGGATCTCCTCGGTGCCACGACCAGACCAAAGCAGCCTCGTGTACACCCTGGTCTCCCTGTTCCGTGCTTCCTCTAAG ATCTTGGCAGGGCAGTTGCTACTGATTCATGCTCCATCTGATGCCTACCCTACCATGGATGCCATGAGGAAGGGAGCCCACCATGGTGAATTCTACTCCAAGCAGAATATAGATCATGCCTTTCTCATGAGCTTTGCCACAAGGCTCTCTGAATACTTCCTGTTACTGGAGGACAATGTCCTCTGTGCCTCCAGCTTTATCACCCACATTCATCAGAAGGTGGACACCATGAGTTCCAACCCCTGGGTGCTACTGGAGTTCTCTAATATGGGCTTCCTTGGCAAACTCTTCCACAGCAGGGACCTCCCACTCCTggctcatttcctcctcctcttctacaAGGAAAAGCCCCTTGACAGGCTGATCCCCCACTTCCGGACCCTCTTAGCACAGAAAAACCCAATCCTCTGCAGACCGTTCTTTTTCTACCACAGGGTCTTTTACTATAGCTCTAATGACAGCCAGAAGGCCATGCCAGTTTGGAAGAAGAACCCCTATGGTCCTGACAACCCACCTGCAGCCATTTTCACTGATATGAAGGTTTTTGATGTTCATTTCCCCTGGGAGGCCTATGCTCTGGATGAGTCATTCTTCTGGACCCACAATGTTAGTGCAGGGAACCACCTGACAGTCATTTTGAACCATCCGGCGAACTTGAGCAGAGTGCAAGTGCTGACAGGCACCATCGTGGATGGAAAGCATGCCTTAGAGAAGGGGCAAGTGGAGCTGGGCTATGACCCCGAGGGAATGACTCCACACTGTACCAGTTTCGTCCTGCTGGGCCATCTCTTGGAAGGGCAGATGAATCAGGAGATATTCAAAAGTATGGGGTACGATGTGAGCTGTGTAAGGCTGGTGGTGAAAGCTAATCAGGTTGGTGGTCTCATAATCAGGCATATTTACCTCTGGGAGGAAAATTCCAAAGATATGGAAGCTGCTCAGAGTTGGAGAAAAATCACTAAGGATGTGAAAAATTAA